Within the Salvia hispanica cultivar TCC Black 2014 chromosome 4, UniMelb_Shisp_WGS_1.0, whole genome shotgun sequence genome, the region agttttaccaattttatataaaaacttCATCAACTTATTATGTGTTTCACTTTGATCCAActcgggttttaaaaaatgtagaggaaagttgatggaaaaagttagtgcaaTGTAGATAAGACCTTTATAGTATGTtaatacttcttccgtcccataatagatgacataGTTGGAGAATGACACGATATTTTAAGAGATGAGaaagtaatatatttatattattgtgagagagagttgtttccaaaaaggaaatgcgacatcttttgtgggacaaactaattaaaaagaaaagtgtgacatctattatgggacgaagggtaGTAGTTTTACAAAATAATGTGAATGAAGTGAGATAGTTAACaagggacatcccaaaatgaaaaaccgGGATACTTAATTGGAACGGGGGAGTACTTGCTACCTGTCATGACACTTAATTACATAGTGTTGTATCCTTCATTATATATCCCAAAAAGGATCATCCTAAGCTTATCCAACACTACACATAGTTGATTCAAAGAATAAAGATGGAGGAGAATAAGGGAAGTGAGTCAAGATTTAATAGGGTCTCTGTATTCTGTGGAAGCAGCACAGGCAACAAGGATTACTATAGAGATGCTGCTCTACAGTTGGGCCAAGAATTGGTATATATTAATTCCGCCACCAACACacacattttcttatttcagttttatgataaaaaatatatatcttaTCAATCATGAAACGACAATACTCGTAGTTTCCTAGCTATATCATGCATATTTTGAGTGTGTTTAGGTTTCAAGAAAAATAGATCTCGTGTATGGAGGGGGCAGTGTTGGACTGATGGGGCTGATCTCGAAGGAGGTCCATGCCGGCGGCCGACATGTTTTAGGGTACTTCACTTCTCTCTATATCTATTCACTCGATTGTTTCTTGTCCTAATCTATTTCTCTCCTCAGAGTCATCCCCACAGTGTTAATGTCCAAAGAGgtaatttttgtgatttaatttattctcttaaACTATACACATTTGCATTGCAGCATGAGGAAGTTAATTGGgtccaaaatgaaaacaataaattttttgatagtagagtaaatgatggaattaGCAGCAGTATTTCTTCTAAGTTGTGCATGTAATGGAACAGATAATTGGAGAAACAGTAGGAGAGGTTTGTCGGGTTGCAAACATGCACGACAGAAAAGCAGAAATGTTCCGACAATCTGACTGTTTCATAGCTCTTCCAGGCAACCTTAATTTCCTCCAagtttcacacacacacactgacACAGATCacatatggagtagtaattaaatgttttattccATAACacaaattatgattaaatcaGGGGGTTATGGAACAATGGAAGAATTAATGGAAGTGATTACTTGGGCTCAGCTTGGGATTCACCACAAGCCTGTACGTATATTAAATCTTAAATCTATCTTTCAATgtgcatgtatatatgtatgtcCGTACATGTGAATTCATAATAAATGGTTTTGAATCAAGATTTCAGTATTGATGACTGGTACTATTGGACGTCAACTAAACAagactaaattaaataatttaattaactgtattttcttctatctCATTTCTCGTTTTCTTCCTTGCATCTCATTCTTTCATATGGCGTTGTTATGCCATCGAGCTATGTTCATTACCATCCACAAAAATCTTGATTGGTTGCAAACTcagaacaaaataaatcaataattaatttacaaaaaagtTTAAGGTGTGTTTATTAAATGTGTTGACGATAAATGTGTTGCAGGTGGGTTTATTAAATGTACAAGGCTACTACGACACTCTGCTGAGTTTCATGGATAAGGCCGTCGATGATGGATTCATCGAGCCATATCACCGCCAGATCATCGTCTCCGCCTCAACCGCGCAGGAACTCCTCCGAAAACTCgaggtgaattttattttactttatgcTATTTTTGGATCTTAATTATATCTAATTCACAAGTAATGTATATGTGTAAGTAGGAATATGTCCCCTCGCATGAAGGAGTGGTGGTGGTTGCTAAgctagaagaagaagaagtggaGCTCAGCCATTGACACAATTGAATATCTTGAGAATAACTACGTACGGAAATATAATCAATGTACAACCGACGCGACAGTATTTGTCTACCACATCTATGTTCTGAAATTTcaatgtagtagtagtactttaaAGCTTATAAATACAATCTGAAAATTGCAATGAGGTTGATGACAGTCATTATAAACTAAGTGATATTGTTACTCAATTTAAAGCTTATAAGTACAATCATTTGAGTCaagaaatttgatcaaatttagATTAGTTcaatcaaatttgattttttaattgttctatGTACAAAATGatggctttttactaagaaatatagtagtaagaaaaaagggggaaaatgTAACAACATTTGTTTTGAATATCACAGAAATGACATAGTTTTGTTACAATtgagagaaattgaaatttcatgatttaatattttgtgtgtgCAGAGAAAATGATGTATAGAGAATGATGCATTGTTCTCTTATTCCAGTGTATTTAAATTGTGTGCAGTAGGGCTCCTTTTATAGGAGGAGaatgtatttaaataaggAAGAAATAAATCTATTCTAGGCTATACATTGTGATATGATATCAATTATGTGTATCAATATTGACGTTCTCCTCTG harbors:
- the LOC125221368 gene encoding probable cytokinin riboside 5'-monophosphate phosphoribohydrolase LOG6, translating into MEENKGSESRFNRVSVFCGSSTGNKDYYRDAALQLGQELVSRKIDLVYGGGSVGLMGLISKEVHAGGRHVLGVIPTVLMSKEIIGETVGEVCRVANMHDRKAEMFRQSDCFIALPGGYGTMEELMEVITWAQLGIHHKPVGLLNVQGYYDTLLSFMDKAVDDGFIEPYHRQIIVSASTAQELLRKLEEYVPSHEGVVVVAKLEEEEVELSH